A single genomic interval of Corvus cornix cornix isolate S_Up_H32 chromosome 11, ASM73873v5, whole genome shotgun sequence harbors:
- the PDPR gene encoding pyruvate dehydrogenase phosphatase regulatory subunit, mitochondrial isoform X2, whose protein sequence is MPGLETLQIMQLVNCPESFTPDMRCIMGESPTARGYFVLAGMNSAGISYGGGAGKYLAEWMVNGYPSENVWPLDLKRFGTLQSSRTFLRHRVMEVMPLMCDLKVPRWDFQTGRQLRTSPLYDRLDAQGARWMEKHGFERVKYFVPPGKDLLDLDHSKTFYKPDWFDIVGSEVKCCKEAVCVIDMSSFTKFEISSTGDEALESLQYLFSNDLDVPVGHVVHTGMLNEKGGYENDCSIARLSKRSFFMISPTDQQVHCWAWLKKRLPDDSNLIMEDVTWKYTALNLIGPRAVDVLSELSYAPMTAEHFPSLFCKEMSVGYANGIRVMSITHTGEPGFVLYIPIEYALHVYNEVMNMGQKYGIRNAGYYALRSLRIEKFFAFWGQDLDAFTTPMECGREFQVKLEKGIQFLGQEALLEQKQNGVYKRFTMFILEDHDTDMDLWPWWGEPIFRNGRYVGKTTSSAYSYTLERHVCLGFVHHFDEKTGEELVVTTDFINQGEYEIDIAGQRFQAKAKLYPFSSLFTQRRRKDEVELSGYQRE, encoded by the exons ATGCCGGGTTTGGAGACGCTGCAGATCATGCAGTTGGTGAATTGCCCAGAGTCCTTCACCCCAGACATGCGTTGCATCATGGGAGAGTCGCCCACCGCGCGGGGCTACTTCGTTCTGGCCGGCATGAACTCAGCTGGCATCTCCTATGGTGGAGGAGCAGGCAA GTACCTGGCAGAGTGGATGGTAAATGGGTATCCGTCGGAAAATGTCTGGCCTTTGGATCTGAAACGTTTTGGAACCCTTCAGAGCAGTCGTACTTTCCTCCGTCACCGTGTGATGGAAGTCATGC CCCTCATGTGTGATCTGAAGGTTCCCCGCTGGGACTTCCAGACTGGCAGGCAGCTGCGCACTTCACCGCTGTACGACCGCCTGGATGCACAGGGAGCCAGGTGGATGGAGAAGCATGGATTTGAGAGAGTCAAGTATTTTGTCCCACCTGGGAAAG ATCTGCTGGATTTGGATCACAGCAAAACCTTTTACAAACCAGACTGGTTTGATATTGTGGGTTCTGAAGTCAAGTGCTGTAAGGAAGCAGTTTGTGTTATTGACATGTCATCTTTTACCAAGTTTGAAATAAGT TCCACTGGAGACGAGGCCCTGGAGAGTCTGCAGTATCTCTTCTCAAATGACCTGGATGTGCCAGTTGGGCATGTTGTGCATACAGGAATGCTTAATGAGAAAGGAGGGTATGAGAATGACTGCAGCATAGCCCGGCTCAGCAAGCGCAG CTTCTTCATGATTTCCCCCACTGACCAGCAAGTTCATTGCTGGGCCTGGCTGAAGAAACGCCTGCCTGATGACAGCAACCTGATCATGGAGGATGTGACCTGGAAGTACACAG CTCTCAATCTGATTGGCCCCCGTGCTGTGGATGTCTTGTCAGAGTTGTCCTATGCCCCGATGACTGCAGAACACTTCCCCTCTCTCTTTTGCAAG GAGATGAGCGTGGGCTATGCTAATGGCATCCGTGTGATGAGTATCACTCATACAGGAGAACCTGGCTTTGTGCTTTATATCCCCATAGAG TACGCCCTTCACGTGTACAACGAGGTGATGAACATGGGACAGAAGTACGGGATTCGGAATGCCGGTTATTACGCGCTCCGCAGCCTGCGCATTGAGAAGTTCTTTGCATTCTGGGGCCAGGACCTGGATGCTTTTACTACTCCTATGGAGTGTGGACGCGAGTTCCAGGTCAAGCTGGAAAAG GGAATACAGTTTCTTGGCCAGGAAGCGCTGttggagcagaagcagaacGGGGTGTACAAGCGCTTTACCATGTTCATTCTTGAGGACCATGACACGGATATGGACCTCTGGCCCTGGTGGGGGGAGCCCATTTTCCGCAACGGCCGCTACGTGGGCAAGACCACCAGCAGTGCCTACAGCTACACCCTGGAGCGCCACGTCTGCCTGGGCTTCGTGCACCACTTTGATGAGAAGACAGGAGAAGAGCTGGTGGTGACGACTGACTTCATCAACCAGGGAGAGTACGAGATCGACATTGCCGGGCAGCGCTTCCAGGCCAAAGCCAAGCTCTATCCCTTCAGCTCCCTCTTCACACAACGGCGCCGCAAGGATGAGGTGGAACTGAGTGGCTACCAGAGGGAGTAG
- the PDPR gene encoding pyruvate dehydrogenase phosphatase regulatory subunit, mitochondrial isoform X1: MFLRLLSDVQWRAAHPKWRRMTSSQRSTSTTAEPHPVSLPAQAQVVICGGGIMGTSVAYHLSKMGWKDIVLLEQGRLAAGTTRFCAGIVSTARPTSIDLKMAHYSNKLYQQLEQETGVQTGYMKTGSISLAQTQDRLISLKRIASSLNVMGIPCEIISPKKVVQLHPLINIHDLVGAMYVPEDAVVSSANVSLALATAASQNGVQIHERTSVSHVTVQKGRVTGVETDRGRIQCEYFVNCAGQWAYELGHSGEVPVHIPLHACEHFYLLTHPLEKPLLSSLPTVFDPDGRIYIRNWQGGILSGGFEKNPKPLFTEGRNQLEIQNLQEDWDHFGPLLSALLRRMPGLETLQIMQLVNCPESFTPDMRCIMGESPTARGYFVLAGMNSAGISYGGGAGKYLAEWMVNGYPSENVWPLDLKRFGTLQSSRTFLRHRVMEVMPLMCDLKVPRWDFQTGRQLRTSPLYDRLDAQGARWMEKHGFERVKYFVPPGKDLLDLDHSKTFYKPDWFDIVGSEVKCCKEAVCVIDMSSFTKFEISSTGDEALESLQYLFSNDLDVPVGHVVHTGMLNEKGGYENDCSIARLSKRSFFMISPTDQQVHCWAWLKKRLPDDSNLIMEDVTWKYTALNLIGPRAVDVLSELSYAPMTAEHFPSLFCKEMSVGYANGIRVMSITHTGEPGFVLYIPIEYALHVYNEVMNMGQKYGIRNAGYYALRSLRIEKFFAFWGQDLDAFTTPMECGREFQVKLEKGIQFLGQEALLEQKQNGVYKRFTMFILEDHDTDMDLWPWWGEPIFRNGRYVGKTTSSAYSYTLERHVCLGFVHHFDEKTGEELVVTTDFINQGEYEIDIAGQRFQAKAKLYPFSSLFTQRRRKDEVELSGYQRE, encoded by the exons ATGTTTCTCCGATTGCTGTCCGATGTCCAGTGGCGGGCAGCTCACCCGAAATGGAGGAGAATGACCAGCTCCCAGCGAAGTACCTCGACTACAGCAGAACCTCATCCGGTTTCCCTGCCGGCACAGGCACAGGTTGTCATCTGTGGTGGTGGAATCATGGGCACCTCTGTGGCATATCACCTTTCCAAGATGGGTTGGAAGGATATAGTCTTACTTGAGCAGGGCAG GTTGGCTGCTGGTACCACTCGCTTCTGTGCTGGCATTGTGAGCACAGCCAGGCCCACGTCCATAGATCTGAAGATGGCACACTATTCAAACAAGCTCTACCAGCAGCTGGAACAGGAGACAGGAGTGCAAACAG GGTACATGAAGACAGGCTCTATTTCACTGGCTCAGACTCAGGACCGACTGATCTCTCTGAAGCGCATTGCTTCATCACTGAA TGTAATGGGAATACCATGTGAAATTATCAGCCCAAAGAAAGTGGTACAGCTCCACCCACTGATCAACATCCATGACCTTGTGGGGGCCATGTATGTGCCAGAAGATGCAGTTGTGTCATCTGCCAATGTGAGTCTGGCTCTGGCAACCGCTGCCTCACAGAATG GTGTCCAGATTCATGAACGGACGAGTGTCAGTCATGTCACAGTCCAGAAGGGTCGAGTGACCGGAGTTGAGACTGACAGAGGGCGGATTCAATGCGAGTACTTTGTCAACTGTGCTGGCCAG TGGGCCTATGAGTTGGGCCACTCTGGGGAGGTACCAGTCCATATCCCACTCCATGCCTGTGAACACTTCTACCTCCTGACACATCCTTTGGAGAAGCCTCTGTTGAGCAGCTTACCAA ctgttttcGACCCTGATGGCAGGATCTACATACGCAACTGGCAGGGTGGCATCCTCTCAGGAGGCTttgagaaaaaccccaaacctctctTCACAGAGGGACGGAACCAGCTGGAGATCCAGAACCTTCAAGAAGACTGGGATCATTTTG GGCCACTTCTGAGTGCCCTCCTGCGCAGAATGCCGGGTTTGGAGACGCTGCAGATCATGCAGTTGGTGAATTGCCCAGAGTCCTTCACCCCAGACATGCGTTGCATCATGGGAGAGTCGCCCACCGCGCGGGGCTACTTCGTTCTGGCCGGCATGAACTCAGCTGGCATCTCCTATGGTGGAGGAGCAGGCAA GTACCTGGCAGAGTGGATGGTAAATGGGTATCCGTCGGAAAATGTCTGGCCTTTGGATCTGAAACGTTTTGGAACCCTTCAGAGCAGTCGTACTTTCCTCCGTCACCGTGTGATGGAAGTCATGC CCCTCATGTGTGATCTGAAGGTTCCCCGCTGGGACTTCCAGACTGGCAGGCAGCTGCGCACTTCACCGCTGTACGACCGCCTGGATGCACAGGGAGCCAGGTGGATGGAGAAGCATGGATTTGAGAGAGTCAAGTATTTTGTCCCACCTGGGAAAG ATCTGCTGGATTTGGATCACAGCAAAACCTTTTACAAACCAGACTGGTTTGATATTGTGGGTTCTGAAGTCAAGTGCTGTAAGGAAGCAGTTTGTGTTATTGACATGTCATCTTTTACCAAGTTTGAAATAAGT TCCACTGGAGACGAGGCCCTGGAGAGTCTGCAGTATCTCTTCTCAAATGACCTGGATGTGCCAGTTGGGCATGTTGTGCATACAGGAATGCTTAATGAGAAAGGAGGGTATGAGAATGACTGCAGCATAGCCCGGCTCAGCAAGCGCAG CTTCTTCATGATTTCCCCCACTGACCAGCAAGTTCATTGCTGGGCCTGGCTGAAGAAACGCCTGCCTGATGACAGCAACCTGATCATGGAGGATGTGACCTGGAAGTACACAG CTCTCAATCTGATTGGCCCCCGTGCTGTGGATGTCTTGTCAGAGTTGTCCTATGCCCCGATGACTGCAGAACACTTCCCCTCTCTCTTTTGCAAG GAGATGAGCGTGGGCTATGCTAATGGCATCCGTGTGATGAGTATCACTCATACAGGAGAACCTGGCTTTGTGCTTTATATCCCCATAGAG TACGCCCTTCACGTGTACAACGAGGTGATGAACATGGGACAGAAGTACGGGATTCGGAATGCCGGTTATTACGCGCTCCGCAGCCTGCGCATTGAGAAGTTCTTTGCATTCTGGGGCCAGGACCTGGATGCTTTTACTACTCCTATGGAGTGTGGACGCGAGTTCCAGGTCAAGCTGGAAAAG GGAATACAGTTTCTTGGCCAGGAAGCGCTGttggagcagaagcagaacGGGGTGTACAAGCGCTTTACCATGTTCATTCTTGAGGACCATGACACGGATATGGACCTCTGGCCCTGGTGGGGGGAGCCCATTTTCCGCAACGGCCGCTACGTGGGCAAGACCACCAGCAGTGCCTACAGCTACACCCTGGAGCGCCACGTCTGCCTGGGCTTCGTGCACCACTTTGATGAGAAGACAGGAGAAGAGCTGGTGGTGACGACTGACTTCATCAACCAGGGAGAGTACGAGATCGACATTGCCGGGCAGCGCTTCCAGGCCAAAGCCAAGCTCTATCCCTTCAGCTCCCTCTTCACACAACGGCGCCGCAAGGATGAGGTGGAACTGAGTGGCTACCAGAGGGAGTAG